One stretch of Prunus persica cultivar Lovell chromosome G1, Prunus_persica_NCBIv2, whole genome shotgun sequence DNA includes these proteins:
- the LOC18790116 gene encoding amino-acid permease BAT1 isoform X2 has product MSANPVLEMDSGEKRLNELGYKQELRREMTLFKTMAITFSCISAFSGTPLYGQSLRYAGPATLVWGWVVVSFFTWFVAIAMAEICSSFPTTGSLYFWAAHLAGPRWGPFASWCCAWLETIGVIFAIGAQTYSGSQALQMIILLATGTNKGGGYFASKGVFLCLYMALILIWAVLNTFKLQVIAFLNIISIWWQVVGGLLVIVMLPLVAQSTQPASYVFTHFETSPESTGVSSIPYAVILSVLLSIYSLFGYDAAAHLTEETKGADRTGPKAILSSLGIISVFGWAYYLSLTFSIRDLEYLYNADNETAGALVPAQIIYDAFYGRFQNSTGAVVFLCIIWGSYFFCGLSTTTTAARVVYALSRDNGIPFSPIWRKLHPRTKVPTNAVWLCAAIGLLLGLPILKLDVVFTAFISVSTIGWVGSYAVPIFARLVMAEENFKPGPFYLGRASRPVCLVAFLWICYACSAFLLPTFYPLGWKTFNYAPVAVSVVLTVVMLWWALDARNWFKGPVRNIDVRNENY; this is encoded by the exons ATGAGTGCCAACCCGGTTTTGGAAATGGATTCTGGAGAAAAACGTCTCAATGAGCTTGGATACAAGCAAGAACTCAGAAGGGAAATG acTCTGTTCAAGACAATGGCAATAACATTTTCATGCATATCTGCATTCAGTGGGACACCTCTGTATGGCCAAAGCTTGCGTTATGCAGGTCCTGCAACCTTAGTATGGGGATGGGTGGTTGTTAGTTTCTTCACTTGGTTTGTTGCAATCGCCATGGCGGAGATTTGCTCCTCTTTCCCG ACCACAGGTTCTCTTTATTTCTGGGCTGCCCATTTGGCTGGACCCAGGTGGGGGCCATTTGCTTCATGGTGTTGTGCTTGGCTTGAGACTATTGGTGTGATATTTGCTATTGGTGCTCAG ACATATTCTGGATCACAAGCATTGCAGATGATCATTCTTTTAGCCACAGGAACAAACAAGGGTGGAGGCTATTTTGCATCAAAGGGTGTGTTTTTGTGCTTGTATATGGCTCTAATCCTCATATGGGCAGTACTAAACACATTTAAATTACAAGTGATAGCATTTCTCAACATCATCTCCATATGGTGGCAG GTAGTTGGTGGCTTGCTTGTGATTGTTATGCTTCCTCTGGTGGCCCAGTCAACACAGCCAGCTTCTTATGTGTTCACTCACTTTGAAACATCTCCTGAGTCAACTGGAGTCTCTAGCATACCTTATGCAGTGATTTTATCAGTGCTTCTGAGCATATACTCTCTATTCGGCTACGACGCTGCAGCTCATCTTACTGAGGAGACAAAAGGCGCAGACAGAACTGGTCCTAAAGCTATTCTATCTAGTCTTGGTATCATATCAGTTTTTGGCTGGGCTTATTACTTGTCTCTAACTTTCAGCATCAGG GATCTGGAGTATTTATACAATGCAGACAATGAGACTGCTGGTGCACTTGTACCAGCACAGATTATATATGATGCATTCTATGGGAGGTTCCAAAATTCAACTGGAGCTGTGGTTTTCCTGTGTATCATCTGGGGTTCCTACTTCTTTTGTGGGTTGTCTACTACCACCACCGCTGCCCGAGTA GTTTATGCTCTATCAAGGGATAACGGTATCCCATTTTCACCAATCTGGAGGAAATTGCACCCGAGGACCAAGGTTCCAACAAATGCCGTGTGGCTCTGCGCAGCTATCGGTTTGCTGCTTGGACTGCCCATCTTGAAACTTGATGTAGTATTCACAGCCTTCATTTCAGTTAGTACAATTGGCTGGGTGGGTAGTTATGCAGTGCCAATTTTTGCTAGGCTGGTGATGGCTGAAGAGAACTTCAAACCAGGACCCTTTTATTTGGGTAGAGCAAGCAGGCCAGTTTGCTTGGTGGCCTTCCTGTGGATATGCTATGCCTGTTCAGCCTTCCTATTGCCAACTTTCTACCCTCTTGGATGGAAAACCTTCAATTATGCACCAGTAGCTGTCAGTGTTGTTTTGACAGTGGTAATGCTTTGGTGGGCTTTGGATGCAAGGAATTGGTTCAAGGGACCTGTAAGAAACATTGATGTACGAAACGAAAACTATTAG
- the LOC18790116 gene encoding amino-acid permease BAT1 isoform X1: MSANPVLEMDSGEKRLNELGYKQELRREMTLFKTMAITFSCISAFSGTPLYGQSLRYAGPATLVWGWVVVSFFTWFVAIAMAEICSSFPTTGSLYFWAAHLAGPRWGPFASWCCAWLETIGVIFAIGAQTYSGSQALQMIILLATGTNKGGGYFASKGVFLCLYMALILIWAVLNTFKLQVIAFLNIISIWWQVFPSTVLCLASFHSKIYICMIVGPRRPSVGFCLIRPSIYGHCLFSNVVGGLLVIVMLPLVAQSTQPASYVFTHFETSPESTGVSSIPYAVILSVLLSIYSLFGYDAAAHLTEETKGADRTGPKAILSSLGIISVFGWAYYLSLTFSIRDLEYLYNADNETAGALVPAQIIYDAFYGRFQNSTGAVVFLCIIWGSYFFCGLSTTTTAARVVYALSRDNGIPFSPIWRKLHPRTKVPTNAVWLCAAIGLLLGLPILKLDVVFTAFISVSTIGWVGSYAVPIFARLVMAEENFKPGPFYLGRASRPVCLVAFLWICYACSAFLLPTFYPLGWKTFNYAPVAVSVVLTVVMLWWALDARNWFKGPVRNIDVRNENY, from the exons ATGAGTGCCAACCCGGTTTTGGAAATGGATTCTGGAGAAAAACGTCTCAATGAGCTTGGATACAAGCAAGAACTCAGAAGGGAAATG acTCTGTTCAAGACAATGGCAATAACATTTTCATGCATATCTGCATTCAGTGGGACACCTCTGTATGGCCAAAGCTTGCGTTATGCAGGTCCTGCAACCTTAGTATGGGGATGGGTGGTTGTTAGTTTCTTCACTTGGTTTGTTGCAATCGCCATGGCGGAGATTTGCTCCTCTTTCCCG ACCACAGGTTCTCTTTATTTCTGGGCTGCCCATTTGGCTGGACCCAGGTGGGGGCCATTTGCTTCATGGTGTTGTGCTTGGCTTGAGACTATTGGTGTGATATTTGCTATTGGTGCTCAG ACATATTCTGGATCACAAGCATTGCAGATGATCATTCTTTTAGCCACAGGAACAAACAAGGGTGGAGGCTATTTTGCATCAAAGGGTGTGTTTTTGTGCTTGTATATGGCTCTAATCCTCATATGGGCAGTACTAAACACATTTAAATTACAAGTGATAGCATTTCTCAACATCATCTCCATATGGTGGCAGGTGTTCCCTTCAACTGTTCTGTGTCTTGCTTCTTTTCATAGTAAAATATACATATGCATGATTGTAGGGCCACGTCGTCCAAGCGTGGGGTTTTGTCTCATAAGGCCATCCATTTACGGACACTGTCTCTtctccaat GTAGTTGGTGGCTTGCTTGTGATTGTTATGCTTCCTCTGGTGGCCCAGTCAACACAGCCAGCTTCTTATGTGTTCACTCACTTTGAAACATCTCCTGAGTCAACTGGAGTCTCTAGCATACCTTATGCAGTGATTTTATCAGTGCTTCTGAGCATATACTCTCTATTCGGCTACGACGCTGCAGCTCATCTTACTGAGGAGACAAAAGGCGCAGACAGAACTGGTCCTAAAGCTATTCTATCTAGTCTTGGTATCATATCAGTTTTTGGCTGGGCTTATTACTTGTCTCTAACTTTCAGCATCAGG GATCTGGAGTATTTATACAATGCAGACAATGAGACTGCTGGTGCACTTGTACCAGCACAGATTATATATGATGCATTCTATGGGAGGTTCCAAAATTCAACTGGAGCTGTGGTTTTCCTGTGTATCATCTGGGGTTCCTACTTCTTTTGTGGGTTGTCTACTACCACCACCGCTGCCCGAGTA GTTTATGCTCTATCAAGGGATAACGGTATCCCATTTTCACCAATCTGGAGGAAATTGCACCCGAGGACCAAGGTTCCAACAAATGCCGTGTGGCTCTGCGCAGCTATCGGTTTGCTGCTTGGACTGCCCATCTTGAAACTTGATGTAGTATTCACAGCCTTCATTTCAGTTAGTACAATTGGCTGGGTGGGTAGTTATGCAGTGCCAATTTTTGCTAGGCTGGTGATGGCTGAAGAGAACTTCAAACCAGGACCCTTTTATTTGGGTAGAGCAAGCAGGCCAGTTTGCTTGGTGGCCTTCCTGTGGATATGCTATGCCTGTTCAGCCTTCCTATTGCCAACTTTCTACCCTCTTGGATGGAAAACCTTCAATTATGCACCAGTAGCTGTCAGTGTTGTTTTGACAGTGGTAATGCTTTGGTGGGCTTTGGATGCAAGGAATTGGTTCAAGGGACCTGTAAGAAACATTGATGTACGAAACGAAAACTATTAG
- the LOC18790116 gene encoding amino-acid permease BAT1 homolog isoform X3, which yields MAEICSSFPTTGSLYFWAAHLAGPRWGPFASWCCAWLETIGVIFAIGAQTYSGSQALQMIILLATGTNKGGGYFASKGVFLCLYMALILIWAVLNTFKLQVIAFLNIISIWWQVFPSTVLCLASFHSKIYICMIVGPRRPSVGFCLIRPSIYGHCLFSNVVGGLLVIVMLPLVAQSTQPASYVFTHFETSPESTGVSSIPYAVILSVLLSIYSLFGYDAAAHLTEETKGADRTGPKAILSSLGIISVFGWAYYLSLTFSIRDLEYLYNADNETAGALVPAQIIYDAFYGRFQNSTGAVVFLCIIWGSYFFCGLSTTTTAARVVYALSRDNGIPFSPIWRKLHPRTKVPTNAVWLCAAIGLLLGLPILKLDVVFTAFISVSTIGWVGSYAVPIFARLVMAEENFKPGPFYLGRASRPVCLVAFLWICYACSAFLLPTFYPLGWKTFNYAPVAVSVVLTVVMLWWALDARNWFKGPVRNIDVRNENY from the exons ATGGCGGAGATTTGCTCCTCTTTCCCG ACCACAGGTTCTCTTTATTTCTGGGCTGCCCATTTGGCTGGACCCAGGTGGGGGCCATTTGCTTCATGGTGTTGTGCTTGGCTTGAGACTATTGGTGTGATATTTGCTATTGGTGCTCAG ACATATTCTGGATCACAAGCATTGCAGATGATCATTCTTTTAGCCACAGGAACAAACAAGGGTGGAGGCTATTTTGCATCAAAGGGTGTGTTTTTGTGCTTGTATATGGCTCTAATCCTCATATGGGCAGTACTAAACACATTTAAATTACAAGTGATAGCATTTCTCAACATCATCTCCATATGGTGGCAGGTGTTCCCTTCAACTGTTCTGTGTCTTGCTTCTTTTCATAGTAAAATATACATATGCATGATTGTAGGGCCACGTCGTCCAAGCGTGGGGTTTTGTCTCATAAGGCCATCCATTTACGGACACTGTCTCTtctccaat GTAGTTGGTGGCTTGCTTGTGATTGTTATGCTTCCTCTGGTGGCCCAGTCAACACAGCCAGCTTCTTATGTGTTCACTCACTTTGAAACATCTCCTGAGTCAACTGGAGTCTCTAGCATACCTTATGCAGTGATTTTATCAGTGCTTCTGAGCATATACTCTCTATTCGGCTACGACGCTGCAGCTCATCTTACTGAGGAGACAAAAGGCGCAGACAGAACTGGTCCTAAAGCTATTCTATCTAGTCTTGGTATCATATCAGTTTTTGGCTGGGCTTATTACTTGTCTCTAACTTTCAGCATCAGG GATCTGGAGTATTTATACAATGCAGACAATGAGACTGCTGGTGCACTTGTACCAGCACAGATTATATATGATGCATTCTATGGGAGGTTCCAAAATTCAACTGGAGCTGTGGTTTTCCTGTGTATCATCTGGGGTTCCTACTTCTTTTGTGGGTTGTCTACTACCACCACCGCTGCCCGAGTA GTTTATGCTCTATCAAGGGATAACGGTATCCCATTTTCACCAATCTGGAGGAAATTGCACCCGAGGACCAAGGTTCCAACAAATGCCGTGTGGCTCTGCGCAGCTATCGGTTTGCTGCTTGGACTGCCCATCTTGAAACTTGATGTAGTATTCACAGCCTTCATTTCAGTTAGTACAATTGGCTGGGTGGGTAGTTATGCAGTGCCAATTTTTGCTAGGCTGGTGATGGCTGAAGAGAACTTCAAACCAGGACCCTTTTATTTGGGTAGAGCAAGCAGGCCAGTTTGCTTGGTGGCCTTCCTGTGGATATGCTATGCCTGTTCAGCCTTCCTATTGCCAACTTTCTACCCTCTTGGATGGAAAACCTTCAATTATGCACCAGTAGCTGTCAGTGTTGTTTTGACAGTGGTAATGCTTTGGTGGGCTTTGGATGCAAGGAATTGGTTCAAGGGACCTGTAAGAAACATTGATGTACGAAACGAAAACTATTAG
- the LOC18790116 gene encoding amino-acid permease BAT1 homolog isoform X4, with protein sequence MIILLATGTNKGGGYFASKGVFLCLYMALILIWAVLNTFKLQVIAFLNIISIWWQVFPSTVLCLASFHSKIYICMIVGPRRPSVGFCLIRPSIYGHCLFSNVVGGLLVIVMLPLVAQSTQPASYVFTHFETSPESTGVSSIPYAVILSVLLSIYSLFGYDAAAHLTEETKGADRTGPKAILSSLGIISVFGWAYYLSLTFSIRDLEYLYNADNETAGALVPAQIIYDAFYGRFQNSTGAVVFLCIIWGSYFFCGLSTTTTAARVVYALSRDNGIPFSPIWRKLHPRTKVPTNAVWLCAAIGLLLGLPILKLDVVFTAFISVSTIGWVGSYAVPIFARLVMAEENFKPGPFYLGRASRPVCLVAFLWICYACSAFLLPTFYPLGWKTFNYAPVAVSVVLTVVMLWWALDARNWFKGPVRNIDVRNENY encoded by the exons ATGATCATTCTTTTAGCCACAGGAACAAACAAGGGTGGAGGCTATTTTGCATCAAAGGGTGTGTTTTTGTGCTTGTATATGGCTCTAATCCTCATATGGGCAGTACTAAACACATTTAAATTACAAGTGATAGCATTTCTCAACATCATCTCCATATGGTGGCAGGTGTTCCCTTCAACTGTTCTGTGTCTTGCTTCTTTTCATAGTAAAATATACATATGCATGATTGTAGGGCCACGTCGTCCAAGCGTGGGGTTTTGTCTCATAAGGCCATCCATTTACGGACACTGTCTCTtctccaat GTAGTTGGTGGCTTGCTTGTGATTGTTATGCTTCCTCTGGTGGCCCAGTCAACACAGCCAGCTTCTTATGTGTTCACTCACTTTGAAACATCTCCTGAGTCAACTGGAGTCTCTAGCATACCTTATGCAGTGATTTTATCAGTGCTTCTGAGCATATACTCTCTATTCGGCTACGACGCTGCAGCTCATCTTACTGAGGAGACAAAAGGCGCAGACAGAACTGGTCCTAAAGCTATTCTATCTAGTCTTGGTATCATATCAGTTTTTGGCTGGGCTTATTACTTGTCTCTAACTTTCAGCATCAGG GATCTGGAGTATTTATACAATGCAGACAATGAGACTGCTGGTGCACTTGTACCAGCACAGATTATATATGATGCATTCTATGGGAGGTTCCAAAATTCAACTGGAGCTGTGGTTTTCCTGTGTATCATCTGGGGTTCCTACTTCTTTTGTGGGTTGTCTACTACCACCACCGCTGCCCGAGTA GTTTATGCTCTATCAAGGGATAACGGTATCCCATTTTCACCAATCTGGAGGAAATTGCACCCGAGGACCAAGGTTCCAACAAATGCCGTGTGGCTCTGCGCAGCTATCGGTTTGCTGCTTGGACTGCCCATCTTGAAACTTGATGTAGTATTCACAGCCTTCATTTCAGTTAGTACAATTGGCTGGGTGGGTAGTTATGCAGTGCCAATTTTTGCTAGGCTGGTGATGGCTGAAGAGAACTTCAAACCAGGACCCTTTTATTTGGGTAGAGCAAGCAGGCCAGTTTGCTTGGTGGCCTTCCTGTGGATATGCTATGCCTGTTCAGCCTTCCTATTGCCAACTTTCTACCCTCTTGGATGGAAAACCTTCAATTATGCACCAGTAGCTGTCAGTGTTGTTTTGACAGTGGTAATGCTTTGGTGGGCTTTGGATGCAAGGAATTGGTTCAAGGGACCTGTAAGAAACATTGATGTACGAAACGAAAACTATTAG
- the LOC18790856 gene encoding amino-acid permease BAT1 homolog — protein sequence MTTLQVLEMDSGEKRLNELGYKQELRREMTLFKTLAITFSCISVFSGTPLYGQSLHYAGPATLIWGWVAVTFFTWFVAIAMAEICSSFPTTGSLYFWAAQLAGPRWGPFASWCCAWLETIGVVSAIGAQAYSGSQALQMIILLATGTNKGGGYFASKGVFLCMYMALIIIWAALNTFALQVIAYLNIISIWWQVIGGLLVTILLPLVAQSTQPASYVFTHFETSPESTGISSAPYAVILSVLLSIYSLYGYDAAAHLTEETKDADRTGPVAILSSLGIISVFGWAYYLALTFSIRDLDYLYNTDNETAGALVPAQIIYDAFYGKFHNSTGAVVFLCIIWGSYFFCGLSVTTTAARVVYALSRDKGIPFSPIWRKVHPRSKVPTNAVWLCAAIGLLLGLPILKLDVVFTAIISVSTIGWVGGYAIPILARLVMAEENFKPGPFYLGRASRTVCLVAFLWICYACSAFLLPTFYPLRWKTFNYAPVALTFVLTLIMLWWVLDARKWFKGPVRNIDVQDGN from the exons ATGACTACCTTGCAGGTTTTGGAAATGGATTCTGGAGAAAAACGTCTCAATGAGCTTGGATACAAGCAAGAACTGAGAAGGGAAATG ACACTGTTCAAGACACTGGCAATAACATTTTCATGCATATCAGTGTTTAGTGGGACACCTCTGTATGGCCAAAGCTTGCATTATGCAGGTCCTGCAACCTTAATATGGGGATGGGTAGCTGTCACTTTCTTCACTTGGTTTGTTGCAATTGCCATGGCTGAGATTTGCTCCTCTTTCCCG ACAACAGGTTCTCTTTATTTCTGGGCTGCCCAATTGGCTGGACCGAGGTGGGGGCCATTTGCATCATGGTGTTGTGCTTGGCTTGAGACCATTGGAGTGGTATCTGCAATAGGTGCTCAG GCATATTCTGGATCACAAGCATTGCAGATGATCATTCTTTTAGCCACAGGGACAAACAAGGGTGGAGGCTATTTTGCATCAAAGGGTGTGTTCTTGTGCATGTATATGGCTCTAATCATAATTTGGGCAGCACTAAACACATTTGCATTACAAGTGATAGCATATCTCAACATCATTTCCATATGGTGGCAG GTAATCGGTGGGTTGCTTGTGACTATACTGCTTCCGCTGGTGGCACAGTCAACACAACCAGCTTCTTATGTGTTCACTCACTTTGAAACATCTCCTGAGTCAACTGGAATATCTAGCGCACCTTACGCAGTGATTTTATCGGTGCTTCTGAGCATCTACTCTCTATACGGCTATGATGCTGCAGCTCATCTTACTGAGGAGACAAAAGACGCAGACAGAACTGGACCTGTAGCTATTCTATCTAGTCTTGGGATTATATCAGTTTTTGGTTGGGCTTACTACTTAGCCCTGACTTTCAGCATCAGG GATCTAGACTATTTATACAACACAGACAATGAGACTGCTGGTGCACTTGTACCAGCACAAATAATATATGATGCATTCTATGGGAAGTTTCACAATTCAACTGGAGCTGTGGTTTTCCTGTGTATCATCTGGGGTTCCTACTTCTTTTGTGGGCTGTCTGTTACCACCACTGCTGCCCGAGTG GTTTATGCTCTATCAAGGGATAAAGGTATCCCATTTTCACCAATCTGGAGGAAAGTACATCCAAGGAGCAAGGTTCCAACAAATGCCGTGTGGCTCTGCGCAGCCATTGGTTTGCTGCTTGGACTACCCATTTTGAAACTTGATGTAGTGTTCACAGCCATCATTTCAGTTAGTACAATTGGCTGGGTGGGCGGTTATGCAATTCCCATTTTGGCTAGGCTGGTGATGGCTgaagaaaatttcaaaccaGGACCCTTTTATTTGGGTAGAGCAAGCAGGACAGTTTGCTTGGTGGCCTTCCTGTGGATATGCTATGCCTGTTCAGCCTTCCTATTGCCAACTTTCTACCCTCTAAGATGGAAAACTTTCAATTATGCACCTGTTGCTCTCACTTTTGTTTTGACACTGATAAtgctttggtgggttttggatgCAAGGAAATGGTTCAAAGGACCTGTAAGAAACATTGATGTACAAGACGGAAACTAA
- the LOC18793448 gene encoding amino-acid permease BAT1 homolog: MDHQALEMDSGEKRLNELGYKQELRREMSLFKTLAITFSCMSVFTGTPLYGQSLRYAGPATMIWGWLVVTFFTWFVGIAMAEICSSFPTTGSLYFWAAHLAGPRWGPFASWCCAWLETIGLVSAIGAQAYSGSQALQMLILLATGTNKGGGYFASRSVFLCMYMGLTIAWAVLNTFALQVIAFLNIISIWWQVIGGFLMIIMLPLVAQPTQTASYVFTHFETSPEATGVSSIPYAVILSVLLSNYCLYGYDAAAHLTEETKGADRTGPIAILSSIGIISVFGWAYYLALTFSIRDLDYLYNEDNETAGALVPAQIIYDAFYGRFQNSTGAVIFLCIIWGSFFFCGLSVTTTAARAVYAVSRDKCLPLSPIWRKVHPRSKVPINAVWLCAAISMLLGLPILKLDVVFTAILSVSTIGWVGSYAVPIFARLVMAEDNFKPGPFYLGRARRPVCLVAFLWICYTCSIFLLPTSYPLRWKTFNYAPIALSVALALIMLWWVLDARKWYKGPVRNIDAQNGNH, from the exons ATGGATCACCAGGCTTTGGAAATGGATTCTGGAGAAAAGCGCCTCAATGAGCTTGGATACAAGCAAGAACTGAGAAGGGAAATG TCTCTGTTCAAGACACTGGCAATAACATTTTCATGCATGTCAGTGTTCACCGGTACACCCCTCTACGGCCAAAGCTTGCGTTATGCTGGTCCGGCAACCATGATATGGGGGTGGCTTGTTGTCACATTCTTCACATGGTTTGTTGGAATCGCCATGGCTGAGATATGTTCCTCTTTCCCG ACCACTGGCTCTCTTTATTTCTGGGCTGCTCATTTGGCTGGACCCAGGTGGGGTCCATTTGCTTCATGGTGCTGTGCTTGGCTTGAGACCATCGGTCTAGTATCTGCAATAGGTGCTCAG GCATATTCTGGATCACAAGCATTGCAGATGCTCATTCTATTAGCCACTGGGACGAATAAGGGCGGAGGCTATTTTGCATCCAGGAGTGTATTTCTGTGCATGTATATGGGTCTGACCATCGCATGGGCTGTGCTAAATACGTTTGCGTTACAAGTGATAGCATTTCTCAACATAATTTCCATATGGTGGCAG GTAATTGGTGGCTTCTTAATGATCATAATGCTTCCTCTGGTGGCACAGCCAACACAGACAGCTTCTTATGTCTTCACTCATTTTGAAACATCTCCTGAGGCAACTGGAGTCTCTAGCATACCTTATGCAGTGATTTTATCAGTGCTTCTAAGCAACTATTGTCTATATGGCTATGATGCTGCAGCTCATCTTACTGAGGAGACAAAAGGAGCAGATAGAACTGGCCCTATAGCCATTCTGTCTAGTATTGGGATTATATCAGTGTTTGGTTGGGCGTATTACTTGGCTCTCACTTTTAGCATCAGG GATCTGGACTATTTGTACAACGAAGACAATGAGACTGCTGGTGCACTTGTACCAGCGCAGATAATATATGATGCATTTTATGGGAGGTTCCAAAATTCAACTGGAGCTGTGATTTTCCTGTGTATCATCTGGggttccttcttcttttgtggGCTGTCTGTTACCACCACTGCTGCCCGAGCA GTTTATGCTGTATCAAGGGATAAATGTCTCCCATTGTCACCAATCTGGAGGAAAGTGCACCCAAGAAGCAAGGTTCCAATAAATGCCGTGTGGCTTTGTGCAGCCATCAGCATGCTGCTGGGATTGCCCATCTTGAAACTTGATGTGGTGTTCACAGCCATCCTTTCAGTTAGTACAATAGGCTGGGTGGGCAGCTATGCAGTGCCGATTTTCGCTAGGCTGGTCATGGCTGAAGACAACTTCAAACCAGGGCCGTTTTATTTGGGGAGAGCAAGAAGGCCAGTTTGCTTGGTGGCCTTCTTGTGGATATGCTATACCTGTTCAATCTTCCTGTTGCCAACTTCTTATCCTCTTAGATGGAAAACTTTCAACTATGCCCCGATTGCTCTCAGTGTTGCTTTGGCACTGATAAtgctttggtgggttttggatgCAAGGAAATGGTACAAAGGACCTGTAAGAAACATCGATGCACAAAACGGAAACCATTAG